One genomic window of Azospirillum sp. TSH100 includes the following:
- a CDS encoding helix-turn-helix transcriptional regulator, which produces MTLDDWLTRTATKEEAFAALIGTSQATVNRYRHGRRVPRPAVMARIAAATGGQVTANDFHGLGGG; this is translated from the coding sequence ATGACGCTCGATGACTGGCTTACCCGGACCGCCACCAAGGAAGAGGCCTTTGCCGCCCTGATCGGGACGAGTCAGGCGACGGTCAACCGTTACCGCCATGGCCGCCGCGTTCCCCGTCCCGCCGTGATGGCCCGCATCGCCGCCGCCACCGGCGGGCAGGTGACGGCGAACGACTTCCATGGGCTGGGCGGGGGATGA